The Caulifigura coniformis genome includes a region encoding these proteins:
- a CDS encoding prepilin peptidase, translating to MLESTFVPLWDSAGPVVLSAILGTISAIAAFLLTARSLRLCESPSTPAAALWAIAGGMCVALFVHSAITHDVLGIPEVRPSHAWHRLRIVFHAGLIVLLTAITATDWRTCFIPLFVPIAGMVAAPLLAFISGDLQIAHVWVDWNAEVPQLAGPYLPSWLGTSPHLHGLAWSLAGAAVGAAMAWVVRRVSGWVLGQPALGEGDVWLMAMIGVFLGWQPTVLAFAIAPIAALVIGLPTKALSGRPYIPYGPFLALGAVVVLFTWRWLWMFEVGLGTAVNSKARLAKFRLRDVFGDLWLMIGVSAVVVVALAVMLGWRRWAIGGVTADLSERRGAGDTPPAPQSPPQSVAEVAEPLQPSPPPPPPPPPPPPASPSADPE from the coding sequence ATGCTTGAGTCGACGTTCGTCCCCCTCTGGGATTCCGCCGGCCCGGTCGTGCTCTCGGCCATCCTGGGGACGATTTCGGCCATCGCCGCGTTCCTCCTGACCGCACGCAGCCTCCGACTCTGCGAATCCCCCTCCACGCCCGCCGCCGCCCTCTGGGCGATCGCGGGTGGAATGTGTGTCGCACTATTCGTCCATTCCGCGATCACGCACGATGTCCTCGGCATCCCGGAAGTTCGCCCCTCGCATGCGTGGCACCGTCTCCGGATCGTCTTCCACGCCGGGTTGATTGTGCTCCTCACGGCCATCACCGCGACCGACTGGCGGACCTGTTTCATTCCGCTGTTCGTCCCGATCGCCGGCATGGTCGCCGCCCCGCTGCTCGCATTTATCAGCGGCGACCTTCAGATCGCTCATGTCTGGGTCGATTGGAACGCCGAGGTTCCGCAGCTCGCCGGGCCCTATCTCCCGAGTTGGCTCGGCACATCTCCCCATCTGCACGGCCTCGCCTGGAGTCTCGCCGGGGCCGCTGTCGGCGCCGCCATGGCCTGGGTCGTGAGGCGCGTTTCCGGCTGGGTGCTTGGCCAGCCCGCCCTCGGCGAAGGCGACGTTTGGCTCATGGCGATGATCGGGGTGTTTCTCGGCTGGCAGCCGACCGTGCTCGCGTTCGCGATCGCTCCGATCGCCGCCCTCGTTATCGGCCTGCCGACGAAAGCCCTCTCCGGCCGTCCCTACATCCCCTATGGACCGTTTCTCGCACTTGGAGCAGTGGTCGTTCTGTTCACCTGGCGCTGGTTGTGGATGTTCGAGGTCGGCCTGGGAACGGCGGTCAATTCCAAGGCCCGCCTCGCGAAGTTCCGCCTGCGCGATGTCTTCGGCGACCTCTGGCTGATGATCGGCGTTTCAGCCGTCGTCGTCGTCGCGCTGGCCGTGATGCTCGGCTGGCGACGCTGGGCCATCGGCGGCGTCACGGCCGATCTCAGCGAACGCCGCGGAGCAGGGGACACCCCCCCGGCTCCACAATCGCCGCCGCAATCCGTTGCAGAAGTAGCGGAGCCTCTTCAACCATCGCCGCCCCCGCCCCCGCCCCCGCCCCCGCCCCCGCCCGCATCGCCCTCCGCCGACCCGGAATAG